Genomic segment of Deltaproteobacteria bacterium:
TTCGCCAACCCGGATCTTTTCCCGTACGGCGGCGTAGGTCATGTATTGGATCTTGGCCTTGATCCCCACGGCATTCAGGTATCCCATGATGGCTTCCATCTCAGGCCGTTCCCGCCAGCCGTAAAAATCCATCTCAAAACCGTTGGGGTACCCCGCTTCCGCCAGGAGCTTTTTGGCCTTGGCCGGGTCATACTCGTACCGGACCACGTCGCTGGTGCAGCCGAGCTGGCTGGGATAGCAGGCCGAGTGGATGAGCTGGGATGCTCCTCTGACCAGGGTTTTCTGGATGGTGGCTTTGTCGACCGCGTGGCCGATGGCCTGCCGGACCTTTAATTTATTGAGCGGGGAGTTCCGCCCCTTTTTATTGACCGCGTCAAACTGCAGGAAATGGACCCTCATGGTATCGGAATTTTCCACGGTTATCTTGGGCATCTTGGCCATCTTCTCCGCCTGGTCCTGCGGCACCCGCCAGATCCAATCCGCCCTTCCGGACATGAGCTCGGCGATCTGGGTGTTCACCTCGCTGATGAAACGGATATGGAGCTTCCCGATGCTCGGCTTGCCCTTGGGGCTGTCGGCAAAGTAATTCTCGTTCTTGGCCATCGTTATGCTCTTCCCCGGGACCACCTCCACGCCCTTGTAAGGGCCCGTCCCCACCGGTTTGATGGCCATCCCGTCGGGACCCACCTTGGCATAGTACTTGTGGGGGTAGATGGCCATGACGGCGGCGATGTACTCGGGGGCGGCCGGGAAATTCTTCTTGGTCTTTAGGCGGACCTTGTATTTTCCCAGCTTCTCGCACTTTTCGATCCAGTTGACGTTGTTCTGGGTTTTGACTCCGTTCTTCGGGTCGGAAACCCAGTTCAGGGTGTAAACCACGTCATCCGCGTCGAACTCGTCGCCGTTGTGGAACTTCACCCCTTGACGCAGGTCGAATTCCAGGGTCTTGCCGTCGATGAACTTGTAGGAGGTGGCCAGGTTCGGCTTGTATTCCCCCGTCTTGAAG
This window contains:
- a CDS encoding ABC transporter substrate-binding protein — its product is MRKKFFLVWMMAFLMLAGVAPLAYAGKANDTLNILHTVELSSVDNYFNTDRWGVVLCHLLWDSLLYRDFKTGEYKPNLATSYKFIDGKTLEFDLRQGVKFHNGDEFDADDVVYTLNWVSDPKNGVKTQNNVNWIEKCEKLGKYKVRLKTKKNFPAAPEYIAAVMAIYPHKYYAKVGPDGMAIKPVGTGPYKGVEVVPGKSITMAKNENYFADSPKGKPSIGKLHIRFISEVNTQIAELMSGRADWIWRVPQDQAEKMAKMPKITVENSDTMRVHFLQFDAVNKKGRNSPLNKLKVRQAIGHAVDKATIQKTLVRGASQLIHSACYPSQLGCTSDVVRYEYDPAKAKKLLAEAGYPNGFEMDFYGWRERPEMEAIMGYLNAVGIKAKIQYMTYAAVREKIRVGEVDMAMNNWGSFSIHDASAFTGNFFGGTADDNARDPEVIKWLEIADTSVDLEVRKKNYKMALQRIAEQAYCIPLWSSNMNYAYTKDLNFTAQPDEIPRFFNASWK